In a single window of the Methylophaga frappieri genome:
- a CDS encoding DUF3096 domain-containing protein → MTIALTPLLSLIAGILILVVPRLLNYIVAIYLIVIGVVGLFGGNLNLGV, encoded by the coding sequence ATGACTATTGCACTGACGCCTCTGCTCTCCCTTATCGCTGGCATTCTAATTCTGGTCGTGCCCAGACTGTTAAATTACATTGTCGCCATCTATCTGATTGTTATCGGTGTGGTTGGTTTATTTGGCGGTAATTTGAATCTGGGCGTTTGA
- a CDS encoding type 1 glutamine amidotransferase yields MRVHSFHHVPFEGLGSIAKWLESQQYDITQHHLNNQFTLPEIEQVDALIVMGGPMSANDDRHYSWLVPEKQFIRSMIDAGKPVLGICLGAQLIASVLGARVYPSTHKEIGWWPVKRESDTTVLPATFTAFHWHGEMFDVPDSATLLASSDGCQHQAFRYQQHVIGLQFHLETTPELVDALLDHCYEDLTPGTFVQNSQDLSHTPVATYQAANAAMKTLLKGWLTNQAGSRDI; encoded by the coding sequence ATGCGGGTTCATAGTTTTCATCATGTCCCTTTTGAGGGGCTTGGCAGTATTGCGAAATGGCTTGAATCACAACAGTATGATATTACGCAGCATCATCTGAATAATCAGTTTACGTTGCCTGAGATAGAACAAGTGGATGCGCTGATTGTGATGGGCGGGCCAATGAGTGCTAATGATGACAGGCATTATTCGTGGTTGGTGCCGGAAAAACAGTTTATTCGCAGTATGATTGATGCGGGAAAACCGGTGCTTGGTATTTGTCTTGGCGCGCAATTGATTGCCAGTGTTCTCGGTGCGCGGGTATATCCATCAACGCACAAAGAAATTGGCTGGTGGCCTGTAAAACGTGAGTCAGATACGACAGTGCTGCCAGCGACCTTCACGGCCTTTCACTGGCATGGTGAAATGTTTGATGTTCCTGACTCGGCAACGCTGCTGGCAAGCAGTGACGGCTGCCAACATCAAGCTTTTCGCTACCAGCAGCATGTCATTGGCTTGCAATTTCATCTGGAAACCACACCTGAACTGGTCGACGCATTATTAGACCATTGCTATGAAGATCTCACCCCCGGAACATTTGTCCAAAACAGTCAGGATCTGAGTCATACGCCGGTTGCCACTTATCAGGCAGCCAATGCCGCGATGAAGACGCTCCTTAAGGGCTGGCTGACCAACCAAGCCGGAAGCCGTGATATTTGA
- the htpG gene encoding molecular chaperone HtpG → MGIDAHKETMGFQTEVKQLLNLMINSLYSNKEIFLRELVSNAADAADKLRFEALSDDKLYEDDATLQINVDFDADARTVTVSDNGIGMTRQEVIENIGTIARSGTKAFFGKLTGDEAKDSQLIGQFGVGFYSAFIVADKVTLKTRRAGESADLGVIWESAGEGEFTIETIELPKRGTEITLHLREGEDEFLNGWRLRNIISKYSDHINLPIVMRKEPVPDEEGKVDDSVIEFETVNKATALWTLSKNDISDEQYNEFYKQVAHDFEDPLTWSHNKVEGNIEYTSLLYIPSRAPFDLWDRDRMHGIKLYVKRVFIMEDSEQLMPRYLRFIRGVIDTNDLPLNVSREILQSSKTIDTIRAASVKKVLSELTKMAENSPEQYSKFWQEFGQVIKEGPGEDFANKETLAKLIRFASTESGNAEQTVSLADYVSRMQEKQDKIYYITAESFAAAKNSPHLEVFRKKGIEVLLLTDRVDEWLVNSLTDFDGKHLQSVAKGDLDLGELEDEDEKKAHEAVEKDFEGLVERVKTTLGDKVKEVRITHRLTDSPACLVADHYDMSGNLERMLKAAGQQVQTSKPILELNPEHPMVVKLNDENSEDKFADWTSILFDQALLAEGGQLDDPASFVKKLNAMLLQQA, encoded by the coding sequence ATGGGCATTGATGCGCACAAAGAAACCATGGGCTTCCAAACGGAAGTCAAACAATTACTGAATCTGATGATTAACTCGCTCTACAGCAACAAAGAAATTTTTTTGCGGGAGTTAGTATCGAATGCTGCCGATGCGGCGGATAAATTACGTTTTGAAGCCTTATCTGACGATAAGCTTTATGAAGACGACGCGACCCTGCAAATCAATGTCGATTTTGATGCCGATGCCCGCACGGTAACGGTTTCTGATAATGGTATTGGCATGACCCGTCAGGAAGTCATTGAAAATATCGGCACCATTGCGCGCAGTGGCACCAAGGCTTTTTTTGGCAAGCTGACCGGTGATGAGGCCAAAGATTCACAGTTAATCGGCCAGTTTGGGGTAGGCTTTTATTCTGCCTTTATTGTCGCCGATAAAGTGACTTTGAAAACACGGCGTGCTGGTGAATCAGCCGACCTAGGCGTGATTTGGGAGTCTGCTGGTGAAGGCGAATTCACCATTGAAACGATTGAATTGCCAAAACGAGGTACCGAAATCACCCTGCACCTGCGTGAAGGCGAAGATGAGTTTCTCAACGGCTGGCGTTTGCGCAACATTATCAGCAAATATTCGGATCACATTAATTTGCCAATTGTCATGCGCAAAGAGCCCGTTCCGGACGAAGAGGGCAAGGTTGATGACAGTGTTATCGAATTTGAAACTGTCAATAAGGCAACCGCCCTGTGGACATTGTCAAAAAATGACATCAGTGACGAGCAATACAATGAATTTTATAAACAAGTTGCCCATGATTTTGAAGACCCGCTGACCTGGAGTCACAACAAGGTCGAAGGCAATATTGAGTACACCTCGCTACTTTACATCCCATCCCGTGCCCCATTTGATCTCTGGGATCGGGATCGCATGCACGGTATCAAATTGTATGTAAAACGCGTTTTCATTATGGAAGACAGCGAACAGCTGATGCCACGATACCTGCGCTTTATTCGCGGGGTGATTGATACCAATGATTTGCCACTCAATGTGTCCCGGGAAATTCTGCAAAGCAGCAAAACCATCGACACCATTCGTGCTGCCTCAGTGAAAAAAGTACTCTCTGAACTGACAAAAATGGCCGAAAATTCGCCCGAACAATACAGCAAATTCTGGCAGGAATTTGGTCAGGTGATTAAGGAAGGCCCAGGCGAAGATTTTGCTAACAAAGAAACACTCGCCAAACTGATACGTTTTGCCAGTACCGAGTCGGGCAATGCTGAGCAAACAGTTTCATTGGCGGACTATGTTAGTCGCATGCAAGAAAAGCAGGACAAGATTTATTACATCACGGCAGAAAGTTTTGCCGCTGCCAAAAACAGCCCACATCTGGAAGTCTTTCGGAAAAAAGGCATTGAAGTCTTGCTGTTGACGGACCGTGTTGATGAATGGCTGGTCAATTCGCTGACGGATTTTGATGGCAAACATCTGCAATCCGTTGCCAAAGGCGATCTGGATCTGGGTGAACTGGAAGATGAAGATGAGAAAAAAGCCCACGAAGCCGTCGAAAAAGACTTCGAAGGATTAGTTGAGCGCGTTAAAACCACGCTGGGTGACAAGGTCAAGGAGGTTCGCATTACCCACCGTTTGACCGATTCACCAGCTTGCCTGGTTGCGGATCATTACGATATGAGTGGTAACCTGGAGCGGATGCTCAAAGCAGCGGGGCAGCAGGTACAAACCAGCAAGCCAATCTTGGAGTTGAATCCAGAGCATCCCATGGTGGTCAAGTTGAACGATGAAAACAGTGAAGACAAGTTTGCTGACTGGACATCCATTTTGTTTGACCAGGCGCTTCTTGCTGAGGGTGGACAGTTGGATGACCCGGCGAGTTTTGTCAAAAAACTGAACGCCATGTTATTACAACAGGCCTGA
- a CDS encoding gamma-glutamylcyclotransferase family protein, giving the protein MKTYLFVYGTLRRSLSHHNRLTVAAEFISLATMQGKLYLPATYPGAIDSDDNDDRVAGEVYRIINESCLLESLDDYEACSPRYQTPHEYCRVQRPVQLLDGAMLTAWVYLYNWPVTNLPIVPSGDFLHCIQQ; this is encoded by the coding sequence ATGAAAACGTATTTGTTTGTCTATGGCACATTGCGTCGATCATTATCTCACCATAACAGGCTGACCGTCGCAGCGGAGTTTATCAGCCTAGCAACGATGCAGGGCAAGCTTTATTTGCCAGCAACATATCCGGGCGCTATTGATTCTGATGACAATGATGACAGGGTTGCGGGAGAGGTGTATCGAATCATCAATGAGTCATGTTTGCTTGAGTCACTGGATGACTACGAAGCCTGTTCGCCACGGTATCAAACACCACACGAATACTGTCGGGTTCAACGCCCAGTCCAGCTGCTAGACGGTGCTATGCTGACCGCTTGGGTGTATTTGTACAATTGGCCGGTAACGAATTTACCGATTGTTCCCTCCGGGGATTTCTTACACTGTATTCAACAATGA
- a CDS encoding ATP-dependent zinc protease → MMRGILVSSLLVASFSVMANTANKSSIPTSSNQPVLGHEEKAMLYPGGIEVPARIDTGATTNSLYGINTREIQKNGTRYLRFTFIDHHGDTHEMTQPLLDEITVVQASGEQTRYVVEMGLCVGNYFEKTRFTVADRSRMTFPVLVGRNYLDNTLLVSSSEKNTVTPNCDDQLALQD, encoded by the coding sequence ATGATGCGAGGAATTCTGGTGAGCAGCCTGTTAGTAGCCAGCTTTTCAGTGATGGCTAACACAGCAAACAAGAGCAGCATCCCCACGTCCAGCAACCAACCCGTACTCGGTCACGAAGAGAAAGCCATGTTGTATCCCGGTGGCATCGAAGTGCCTGCCCGCATAGATACTGGCGCGACGACCAACTCACTGTATGGCATCAATACCAGAGAAATCCAAAAGAACGGTACCCGGTATTTACGATTTACTTTTATCGATCACCACGGTGATACACATGAAATGACGCAACCATTACTGGATGAAATCACGGTGGTTCAAGCCAGTGGCGAACAAACTCGCTATGTCGTCGAAATGGGGCTATGTGTCGGGAATTATTTCGAAAAAACCCGCTTTACGGTTGCCGATCGAAGCCGGATGACTTTTCCGGTATTGGTGGGAAGAAATTATCTGGACAATACCTTGCTGGTGAGCTCATCAGAAAAAAACACCGTTACGCCGAATTGTGACGATCAGTTAGCTCTGCAGGATTAA
- a CDS encoding cytochrome b, translating into MQREGFNRTSVIVHWLIAVSIFFLFISSWWMMGLPLPSAELQFRAFPFQLHKNIGITLILLLAVLLYMRLKYRPAQPSDSDMKPWAYKLALWGHVAIYVFILAVCVTGFLSSAHTRWDTTVWWLVDIPRLFPADEEMNEFWGELHTYSAWILLGLVAIHISGAVYHAFRNDGIVRRMMRW; encoded by the coding sequence ATGCAAAGAGAAGGGTTTAATAGAACATCGGTTATTGTTCACTGGCTTATCGCCGTGTCCATTTTTTTCTTATTTATTTCTAGCTGGTGGATGATGGGGTTACCCTTGCCATCAGCAGAGTTACAATTTCGAGCATTTCCATTTCAGCTACACAAAAATATTGGCATTACGTTAATTTTATTATTAGCTGTTCTGCTCTATATGCGCCTTAAGTATAGACCGGCTCAACCATCTGATAGTGACATGAAGCCTTGGGCATACAAGTTAGCGCTATGGGGGCATGTTGCTATCTACGTGTTTATTCTTGCTGTCTGTGTGACTGGATTTTTGTCATCAGCACATACCCGTTGGGATACAACTGTCTGGTGGTTGGTTGATATTCCCCGTCTTTTCCCTGCTGACGAAGAGATGAATGAATTTTGGGGAGAGTTACATACTTATTCAGCTTGGATATTGCTCGGCCTTGTCGCTATACACATTAGTGGGGCGGTTTATCATGCTTTTCGAAATGATGGCATTGTCCGAAGGATGATGCGTTGGTAA
- a CDS encoding FkbM family methyltransferase translates to MFGWLNGLKKTSETPANAAQPTGPFQARFVIVDRQHYVRSQYGVYLRTRWTDATFHFCILGVYGKALSDFLASQCRPFSFIDIGANQGLYSLLAARSACCQQVFAFEPVSDNFQYLNDNLKMNGAASKTLAYQAAITNQQGKMQITLKKGHSGGASLRSQSAPKSRLYESIHSINAANLRSLFRFVERAIIKIDVEGFENTVIDELAKSGVLHRAAAVFYEVDARWSCPEQIRQQLADAGFAHFYPLGKGFHYDVLATREAV, encoded by the coding sequence ATGTTTGGCTGGCTGAACGGCTTAAAAAAAACATCAGAAACACCGGCTAACGCTGCGCAACCAACGGGGCCGTTTCAGGCGCGCTTTGTTATTGTGGATCGACAGCATTACGTGCGTTCCCAATATGGTGTTTATCTGAGAACACGCTGGACAGATGCCACCTTCCACTTTTGCATACTTGGTGTTTATGGAAAGGCTTTATCCGATTTTCTGGCAAGCCAATGTCGTCCTTTCAGTTTTATCGATATTGGCGCCAATCAGGGTTTATACAGTTTGTTGGCGGCCCGAAGTGCCTGTTGTCAGCAGGTTTTTGCTTTTGAACCGGTCAGTGATAATTTTCAGTATCTTAATGACAATCTGAAAATGAACGGTGCAGCTAGTAAAACCTTGGCTTATCAGGCTGCCATCACAAATCAGCAGGGAAAAATGCAGATAACGCTGAAAAAGGGGCACAGCGGTGGGGCATCATTACGCTCACAATCTGCACCCAAAAGTCGACTTTACGAATCAATACACAGCATTAATGCAGCAAATTTGCGCAGTTTGTTTCGTTTTGTGGAACGCGCCATTATCAAAATTGATGTGGAAGGTTTTGAAAACACCGTGATCGATGAGTTGGCTAAATCCGGTGTTTTGCACCGAGCCGCGGCGGTATTTTATGAAGTGGACGCGCGTTGGTCCTGTCCTGAACAGATTCGTCAACAACTGGCAGATGCCGGTTTTGCCCACTTTTATCCGCTGGGTAAAGGATTTCACTACGATGTGTTGGCAACACGGGAAGCTGTTTAG
- a CDS encoding YqaE/Pmp3 family membrane protein yields MDFIRVLIAILLPPLGVFLQVGFAGAFWLNILLTLLGYIPGIVHAVWIIAKR; encoded by the coding sequence ATGGATTTTATACGTGTTCTGATTGCGATTTTATTACCACCGCTGGGCGTGTTTTTACAGGTTGGTTTTGCCGGTGCTTTTTGGCTGAATATCCTGTTGACCTTGCTGGGCTACATACCTGGTATCGTTCACGCCGTTTGGATTATTGCCAAACGATAA
- a CDS encoding NAD(P)/FAD-dependent oxidoreductase, which yields MAHIIIIGASTGGLPAAYELRSRLGSQHQITVVSNTPNFHFVPSNPWVALGWRKPADIQFALAPVLATKKIGFYDCGVNRIYATRNQLDLSDGSTLDYDYLIVATGAALDFEAIPGFGPARYSHSVCTVDHAETTYKNWQTFLADPGPVVIGAVQGASCFGPAYEYVMMVNHALRKAGLRDKVPMTFVTSEPYIGHLGLGGVGDSKALFESEFRANDIDWLDNSRIINLSTDKVMVEQLDQQAKIQRRVTLPSKFTMLIPAFRGVACVAALGAPAVNSRGFLRVDACQRSLAFSNVFGVGVCIDIPAVNGTALPVGVPKTGFMIETMTKAAVNNIIAEIASQPASYEASWNAVCLADIGHTGAAFIAVPQIPPRNRVWVKKGRWVRSIKILFEKYFLFCMRRGITTTKIDRVLLRFFGLEKLK from the coding sequence ATGGCGCATATTATTATTATCGGTGCCAGCACAGGTGGTTTACCGGCTGCATATGAGTTGCGTTCGCGACTCGGCAGCCAACATCAAATAACCGTTGTCAGCAATACACCAAATTTTCATTTTGTCCCCAGTAATCCGTGGGTTGCGCTGGGCTGGCGAAAACCAGCGGACATTCAGTTTGCCTTGGCGCCGGTATTGGCGACCAAGAAAATCGGTTTTTATGATTGTGGTGTCAATCGTATTTATGCAACACGAAACCAGCTTGATCTCAGCGACGGGAGCACACTGGATTACGATTATTTGATTGTTGCGACAGGCGCGGCACTCGATTTTGAGGCTATTCCCGGCTTTGGTCCGGCTCGTTATAGCCATTCGGTGTGTACGGTAGATCATGCTGAGACCACTTATAAAAACTGGCAGACATTTTTGGCTGATCCGGGTCCGGTCGTGATTGGTGCTGTTCAAGGTGCGTCTTGTTTTGGTCCGGCCTACGAATATGTGATGATGGTAAACCATGCGCTCAGAAAAGCCGGTCTGCGCGATAAGGTACCGATGACGTTTGTCACTTCTGAGCCTTACATCGGTCATCTTGGGCTTGGTGGAGTGGGGGATTCCAAAGCGCTGTTTGAATCCGAATTTCGTGCCAACGACATTGACTGGCTTGATAACAGTCGCATCATTAATTTAAGCACGGATAAGGTCATGGTTGAACAACTGGACCAACAGGCCAAAATACAGCGCAGGGTAACGTTGCCGAGCAAGTTCACCATGTTGATACCGGCATTTCGCGGTGTCGCTTGTGTGGCAGCACTGGGTGCACCGGCAGTCAATTCACGTGGTTTTTTGAGAGTCGATGCCTGTCAGCGTAGCCTGGCATTTTCCAATGTTTTTGGTGTTGGCGTGTGTATCGATATTCCGGCCGTTAATGGCACTGCGCTGCCTGTCGGGGTCCCTAAAACCGGCTTCATGATTGAAACGATGACCAAAGCGGCAGTCAACAATATCATTGCCGAAATAGCCAGCCAGCCGGCTTCTTACGAAGCGAGCTGGAATGCGGTGTGTTTAGCAGATATTGGGCACACCGGTGCGGCTTTTATTGCGGTGCCGCAAATCCCGCCGCGTAACCGGGTATGGGTAAAAAAAGGCCGCTGGGTTCGTTCAATAAAAATTCTTTTTGAAAAATATTTTTTATTTTGCATGCGCCGCGGAATAACGACGACAAAAATAGATCGAGTTCTATTACGGTTTTTTGGTCTTGAGAAACTTAAATAG
- the gluQRS gene encoding tRNA glutamyl-Q(34) synthetase GluQRS has translation MKQTLKSRPYVGRFAPSPTGELHFGSLLAATASYLDAKAHHGQWLVRIEDIDKPREIPGAADKILFQLDAYGFQWDGHIARQSANLDAYQQALTQLIADQRAFCCGCTRKQVAEAGYQGIDGPVYPGTCRQGLQGKSARTWRFQVDQTEHDFSDRIQGQLSQNIARDVGDFVLRRADGLFAYQLAVVVDDACQGITDVVRGADLLDSTPRQQLLQIALGYPQPRYAHFPLAVNPQQQKLSKQNRAPAVAYPTTGDLLIQAFRFLGLNPPISLITATMPEIWHWGIANWQINQVPTLRQRVINTE, from the coding sequence ATGAAGCAAACCTTAAAATCTCGTCCTTATGTTGGTCGGTTCGCTCCATCGCCAACGGGTGAGCTCCATTTTGGCTCACTGCTGGCGGCAACGGCCAGTTATCTTGATGCGAAAGCACATCATGGCCAGTGGCTCGTGCGTATAGAGGACATTGATAAACCACGTGAAATTCCAGGTGCAGCGGATAAGATTTTGTTTCAACTCGACGCCTATGGTTTTCAATGGGATGGTCATATTGCCAGACAATCAGCCAATTTGGACGCCTACCAACAGGCGTTGACGCAATTGATCGCCGATCAACGTGCTTTTTGTTGCGGCTGTACCCGTAAACAAGTTGCTGAAGCAGGGTATCAAGGCATCGATGGTCCAGTTTACCCAGGCACGTGTCGTCAGGGATTACAAGGTAAGTCAGCACGCACATGGCGCTTTCAGGTTGATCAGACAGAACATGATTTTTCTGATCGTATTCAGGGACAACTGAGCCAGAATATTGCGCGGGATGTGGGCGATTTTGTTTTGCGCCGTGCGGATGGTTTATTTGCTTATCAACTTGCGGTTGTCGTCGATGATGCATGCCAAGGCATCACTGATGTTGTCAGAGGTGCTGATCTACTCGACTCGACGCCACGACAACAGTTGCTTCAAATAGCACTTGGCTATCCACAGCCTCGTTATGCACATTTTCCACTAGCTGTGAATCCACAACAACAAAAACTCAGCAAACAAAATCGGGCGCCCGCTGTTGCCTACCCTACAACAGGGGATTTATTAATTCAGGCTTTTCGCTTTCTAGGGCTGAACCCACCGATATCGCTGATCACAGCGACAATGCCGGAAATATGGCATTGGGGCATCGCCAACTGGCAAATCAACCAGGTACCGACGCTCAGACAGCGCGTGATTAATACCGAATGA
- a CDS encoding endonuclease/exonuclease/phosphatase family protein produces the protein MATNQLRILTYNLHKGFNAGNRQFILHQMRDAINETEADILLLQEIQGEHLTHQQNHQRWPDCPHCEFIAQDIWPHFAYAKNAVYNVGHHGNAILSKFPLVRWENINISPYSWASRSILHGVINLPGSQTELHIICIHLGLTAGERRKQFIQLCERIDAHVPHTAPLIVAGDFNDWGEQAEKHLNQHLNLQEAYRTLHKRHARTWPAWMPMFKMDRIYYRGLEPVLCERPPRRDWHNLSDHAPLIAAFEF, from the coding sequence ATGGCAACCAATCAGCTGCGCATACTGACTTACAATCTGCACAAAGGCTTCAATGCTGGCAATCGCCAATTTATTTTGCATCAGATGCGTGATGCGATTAATGAAACAGAAGCAGATATTTTGTTGCTTCAGGAGATTCAAGGGGAGCATTTAACCCATCAACAAAACCATCAGCGCTGGCCGGATTGCCCCCATTGCGAGTTTATCGCGCAGGATATCTGGCCTCATTTCGCTTATGCCAAAAATGCGGTTTACAACGTCGGCCACCATGGCAATGCGATTTTAAGTAAATTTCCGCTGGTGCGTTGGGAAAACATCAATATTTCACCCTACAGCTGGGCAAGTCGGAGTATTTTGCACGGCGTCATTAACCTGCCTGGCAGCCAAACAGAATTACACATTATCTGTATTCACTTAGGCTTAACTGCGGGTGAGCGTAGAAAACAATTTATTCAGCTGTGTGAACGCATTGATGCCCATGTTCCCCACACCGCACCACTGATTGTGGCCGGCGATTTCAATGATTGGGGAGAACAAGCCGAAAAACATCTGAATCAACACTTAAATCTGCAGGAAGCTTATCGCACGCTGCATAAACGTCATGCCCGCACCTGGCCTGCCTGGATGCCGATGTTCAAAATGGACCGAATTTACTATCGTGGTCTCGAACCCGTTTTGTGTGAAAGACCACCAAGGCGGGATTGGCACAATTTGTCAGACCATGCTCCATTAATTGCCGCTTTTGAGTTCTAA
- a CDS encoding DUF4112 domain-containing protein, with product MSHNDFAKRLGWFLDNSIRLPGGYRIGVDGLLGLIPGLGDAIAGLLSGLILFQAHRAGIPTPIKLRMLINILIDTSIGAIPVFGDIFDFVWKANQRNADLITAYQQHPDKVKRHSLVGSLLFLIILIIALVLMIWLAIWIASNLWSLLITSVT from the coding sequence ATGAGTCACAATGACTTTGCCAAAAGGCTAGGCTGGTTTCTGGATAACAGTATTCGCCTACCTGGCGGTTATCGTATTGGTGTAGATGGGTTATTGGGACTGATTCCCGGCCTGGGTGATGCTATCGCCGGCTTGTTATCTGGTCTGATTTTATTTCAGGCCCATCGGGCTGGTATACCCACGCCTATTAAATTGAGGATGTTAATTAATATTTTGATTGACACCAGCATTGGCGCCATTCCTGTTTTCGGTGATATTTTTGATTTCGTCTGGAAAGCCAATCAACGAAATGCGGATCTCATCACTGCTTATCAACAGCACCCAGACAAAGTGAAACGGCATTCATTGGTAGGAAGTCTGTTGTTTTTGATTATCCTGATTATCGCTTTAGTGCTAATGATTTGGTTAGCGATATGGATAGCGAGCAACTTATGGTCACTACTTATCACCTCAGTTACTTAA
- the hslO gene encoding Hsp33 family molecular chaperone HslO has translation MQDDATQADHLQRFIFDSAAVRGEWIQLRQTWQTVKAQRDYPPAVASVLGELLAAAALLAETVKLDGRLVLQCRSEGPVSLLMVECTSDHTLRGLANWQDDIADDADLQTMLAGGTLVLTIEQNGVKQPYQGVVSIDENSVAGALETYFARSEQLHTRIWLHTDQQTAGGLMLQQLPEQDPNKIDEDWRRLNHLAATLTRDELLQLDAVTLLHRLFHEETVRLLSTTMLEFACTCSRQRVADTIKLLGKAEADDILQENGYVELACEFCNTHYQFDEVDVAGLFSDPMTIQSDSKTLH, from the coding sequence ATGCAAGACGACGCCACACAGGCTGACCATCTGCAACGCTTTATTTTCGATTCTGCCGCCGTTCGCGGTGAGTGGATTCAGCTTCGGCAAACCTGGCAGACGGTCAAGGCGCAACGCGACTATCCCCCGGCAGTTGCTTCGGTGTTGGGCGAGTTGCTGGCTGCGGCGGCTTTGCTGGCCGAGACAGTCAAGTTGGATGGTCGGCTGGTATTGCAATGTCGAAGCGAAGGGCCCGTTTCGTTATTGATGGTGGAATGCACCAGCGATCATACGTTGCGTGGACTGGCCAACTGGCAAGACGATATTGCTGATGATGCGGATTTGCAAACGATGCTTGCCGGTGGCACGCTGGTGCTGACAATTGAACAAAATGGTGTCAAACAGCCCTATCAGGGTGTTGTCAGTATTGATGAAAATTCCGTCGCCGGGGCATTAGAAACCTATTTTGCTCGATCAGAACAGTTACATACGCGGATCTGGTTACATACAGATCAGCAAACAGCGGGCGGTTTGATGCTGCAGCAGTTACCGGAGCAGGATCCCAATAAGATCGATGAAGACTGGCGCCGACTCAATCACCTGGCTGCCACGTTGACACGGGATGAATTGTTGCAGCTGGATGCTGTGACGCTGCTTCACCGCCTGTTTCATGAAGAAACGGTGCGATTATTGAGCACAACCATGTTGGAGTTTGCCTGCACTTGTTCGCGCCAGCGCGTTGCCGATACGATTAAATTGCTGGGCAAAGCAGAAGCAGACGATATTCTTCAGGAAAATGGTTACGTCGAACTCGCCTGTGAGTTTTGCAATACCCATTATCAGTTTGACGAAGTTGATGTCGCGGGACTATTTAGTGACCCAATGACCATTCAAAGCGATTCCAAGACACTGCACTGA